A region of the Oncorhynchus gorbuscha isolate QuinsamMale2020 ecotype Even-year linkage group LG02, OgorEven_v1.0, whole genome shotgun sequence genome:
cacacacacacacacacacacacacacacacacacacacacacacacacacacacacacacacacacacacacacacacacacacacacacacacacagagagagagaacagtatcagtggaggagatgaggatgtcgtctcccctccctctctcccagtatATGGTTGAGCGTGAGACAGGCCCGATCTCTTTTGAATGGAGAAGGCAACGTCACGAGTGACCGCAGCAGCTCTCTGTGTGTGAACATGCAGCATTCACTCCCCAGCAAACACTGGCTCAGTCTCAGACAGCTGGCCATGCCatgctcttcctccctctcctctactcgtcttcccttccctcccctcccgtttTCTCCCTATGCTGTCTGGAACACTGGTCTGACATCTTAGGCtgcccgctcctctcctctcctctcctctcctctcctctcctctcctctcctctcctctcctctcctctcctctcctctcctctcctctcctctcctctcctctcctctcctcttcgctcctctcctctcctctcctctcctctcctctcctctcctctcctctcctctcctctcctctcctctcctctcctctcctctcctctcctctcctctcctctccctatgcTGTCTGGAACACTGGTCTGACATCTTAGGctgcctgctcctctcctctcctctcctctcctctcctctcctctcctctcctctcctctcctctcctctcctctcctctcctctcctctccttatgcTGTCTGGAACACTGGTCTGACATCTTAGGCTGCctgctcctctccgctcctctcctctcctctcctctcctctcctctcctctcctcctctcctctcctctcctctcctctcctctccttatgcTGTCTGGAACACTGGTCTGACATCTTAGGCTGCctgctcctctccgctcctcctctcctctcctctcctctcctctcctctcctctcctctcctctcctctccgctccgctcctctcctctcctctctcctctcctctccgctcctctcctctcctctcctctcctctccgctccgctcctctcctctcctctcctctctccgctccgctcctctcctctccgctccgctcctctcctctcctctcctctccgctccctctcctctcctctcctctccgctcctctcctctcctctctctcctctcctctcctctcctctcctctcctctcctctcctctcctctccctctcctcctcctctcctctcctctcctctcctctcctctcctctcctctcctctcctctccgctcctctcctctccgctcctctcctctcctctcctctcctctcctctccgctcctctcctctcctctccctatgcTGTCTGGAACACTGGTCTGACATATTGGCATCTTAGGCtgcctgctcctctctgctcctctcctctcctctccgctcctctcctctccgctcctctcctctcctctccgctcctctcctctcctctcctctcctctcctctcctctcctctcctctccgctcctctcctctcctctcctctccgctcctctcctctccctatgcTGTCTGGAACACTGGTCTGACATATTGGCATCTTAGGCTGCCTGCTCCCTCCCCTCTTGTCTGTGGTGATTCTGGAGGAGCTACATCTCTATGGCTTTAAGACACCTTACTTTAGAGTGCTATCACTTTATATATAGCGACCTCTTCTCAATGTGTGTAGCACTGTGGCTGACTGGCTCATTAGATGAGTGAGTGATAGGTCTCACCTGCTGGTGCAGTCTGACTGGACTCAGCGTCCACCATAAGAAGGTCTGCAAGGCCACTGCTTGAAGACTGGCTAGCAGACGTCTGAAGAGGGCACAGAGAATGAgataaggacacacacacaagctgttcACTTTTAATTTGAGTTGGAATAACAAATGGTGCTACACTTCCTAAAGCCGCCACAAGAGAGCAGCATTAGTCTAGAAACAGTTTGAATAAGGCAACCCAGGAGCTCCTCCTGTTCTCTGGTCCTGCTGCCATCCGTTTCTATCATGTCATTAGACAGTCAGAAGAGATGAAACACAGCTTTCTTCTGTCCCACGGGAGACAACCATCTTGCGTTTCAGGCTCTAGAAAACCTCAAAGATTAAAATAGATTCCACAGATAACTCAACAGTTTCTCTATAGGCTTCAAAAGAAGGTTCTGTTGAGTCTACACAGCCTATTGACCTACATTGACGTGCAGGATCACTAGGTCAGAGTGAGATACagggaggtcaggggtcagagtgaGATACAGGGAGGTCAGAGTGAGACACAGGGAGGCCAGAGTGAGACACAGGGAggccagagtgagaaacagggaGGTCAGAGTGAGACACAGGGAGGCCAGAGTGAGACACAGGGAGATCAGAGGTCAGTGAGACACAGGGAGGTCAGAGTCAGACACAGGGAGGTCAGAGTGAGAAACAGGGAGGCCAGAGTGAGACACAGGGAGGTCAGAGTGAGACacagggaggtcagaggtcagagtgaGACACagggaggtcaggggtcagagtgaGACACAGGGAGGTCAGGTGTCAGAGTGAAACACAGTGAGACACAGGGAGGTCAAGGGTCAGagtgagacacagtgagacacagggaggtcaggggtcagagtgaGACACagggaggtcaggggtcagagtgagacacagtgagacacagGGAGGTCAGAGTGAGACACAGGGAGGTCAGAGTGAGACacagggaggtcagaggtcagagtgaGACACagggaggtcaggggtcagagtgaGACACAGGGAGGTCAGAGTGAGACACAGGGAGGTCAGAGTGAGACACAGGGAGGTCAGAGTGAGACACAGGGAGGTCAGAGtgagacagggaggtcagagtgAGATACagggaggtcaggggtcagagtgaGACACAGGGAGGTCAGAGTGAGACACAGGGAGGTCAGAGGTACCTTTCCGTTGTCTGCGTCCAGCCTGCCCCTGTCCCCTGTGTAGTGAGCAGCGGCCCCTAGGTCCACGGTCTTGGAGCGGATGCCGCCACGTTTGCGTGTGGTGGTGGTCTCCGTTGCATGGCTGATCTGGATGCTCGTGGTCGTAACAGTCTCCTCCTCGTCTCTGAACTCCGACAGCTTCCCTAACCCAGACACCGGCCGGCCGGTGTCCTCCTCGTTGTGactggggggagaaagagaacaacaacacacacatgaAAGAAATGCTCTATCATTAAATAGATGTATTGCCTTAAGCCAGcttttcccaaactcggtcccggGGACCTCAGGGAGTCCACGTTTAGTTTTTTTGTGCAAGCACTACTCAGCTGATTCAGACAATCAAAGCCTGAttagttgatcatttgaatcagctgtgtagttttgggggcaaaaaccaaaatgtgcacccccTGGGGTCTCCGGGACCGTGTTTGGGAAATGTTCAGCATTACATctccatttttgtttttgtccttTTGCACTTCAACACACTCAGGAATACCTGATTCTGTCGGGCGAGTCATCCCTCTCATTCTTGCGGAACTTGTTCATAGTGTCGTCGATGGTGCTGCCGATCTTGTCGCTGATTTCTCCCAGCTTCTCACTGAAGGGGAAGGCTCCTTTGCTCTTGTCCCAGTCCTCATCCCACTTCCCCTTGGGCCCGGAGTCAAACATTTCCCCcgctgagggggaggagaggggcagagaggggggaAACAGGGTTACAGGTTTATACTGAAAAATCAAGTGTGGTTTGGTACCATTAACGTGTTTTGTAGCTATGCTGAGTGAGCCTCACTTCACTAACATAATGAGAGCCGTTGTGGGACTGCACTGCATCTATCTGGAATGCCAATTAAGATGTGCAACAGATAATTGGTTATTCTGCATTGAAAATGGATGGGCCCATTGACAACACAAGCACCGCACAGCTACAGTGTGTCTGCTGAAACAGAGCGAGCATCTCTATGTGAATGTCGCCACCGCAGTGTTATTTTGATCCTGTGCGACAAAAATAATTCCCCCCCCTCTGCCACATCATTAATTGACAAAATGGGAACTCTGGTTTGACTAATGAAGTGGGAAATCACAGCAGCAAATCAAAGATATCAGGAATCAAAGGGAGAAATCAATGGAGCATGAAAATAAAGCCTTTCAATCAGTTGCTTCTCCAACCGAATCCTAATGAAATGGCAAGGGACTCGCCCGACGATTAGATATCGGAAGAGCAGATCAGAAAGCAGCGAATCAAAAACAGATATGGGGAAGATATGTTCTGTTACACAGTGAGGGTGTTGAGGTTATTCCTCGTACAAACATGATCAGAAATCTCACTGATGAAGATGTGAGAAGACATGATTTGCCCTGGATTGAAAATCGTTCTAATCAAAAGATCAGTAATGAGGAGGAAGAGGCCTGTGGGGAATAGAGGAAGGCATAGAGGAGCGATATTCTGGAAGCCTTCTGAGACTGCAGACAGAGACCTGCAACAAGACTCACAGAGACAGGGACTAGAGGTACATTACAGTGACTAGAGTTACAGTGACTAGATGTAAATGACAGGGACTTGAGATAAATTGCTGTAAGAGGGACTAGAGGTACATGACAGGGACTAGAGGTACATGACAGGGACTAGAGGTACATGACAGGGACTAGAGGTACATGACAGGGACTAGAGGTACATGACAGGGACTAGAGGTACATTACAGTGACAGGGACTAGAGGTAAATGACAGGGACTAGAGGTAAATGACAGGGACTAGAGGTAAATGACAGGGACTAGAGGTAAATGACAGGGACTAGAGGTACATGACAGGGACTAGAGGTACATGACAGGGACTAGAGGTACATGACAGGGACTAGATGTAAATGACAGGGACTAGAGGTACATGACAGGGACTAGAGGTAAATGACAGGGACTAGAGGTAAATGACAGGGACTAGAGGTAAATGACAGGGACTAGAGGTACATGACAGGGACTAGAGGTACATGACAGGGACTAGATGTAAATGACAGGGACTAGAGGTACATGACAGGGACTAGAGGTAAATGACAGGGACTAGAGGTAAATGTCAGGGACTAGATGCAAATGACAGGGACTAGATGTAAATGACAGGGACTAGAGGTACATGACAGGGACTAGAGGTAAATGACAGGGACTAGAGGTAAATTACAGGGACTAGATGTAAATGACAGTGACAGGGACTAGAGGTAAATGACTGGGACTTGATGTAAATGACAGGGACTAGAGGTAAATGACAGGGACTAGAGGTACATGACAGGGACTAGAGGTACATGACAGGGACTAGAGGTACATGACAGGGACTAGAGGTACATGACAGGGACTAGAGGTACATGACAGTGACAGGGACTAGAGGTGAATGACTGGGACTTGATGTAAATGACAGGGACTAGAGGTAAATGACAGGGACTAGAGGTACATGACAGGGACTAGAGGTACATGACAGGGACTAGAGGTACATGACAGGGACTAGAGGTACATGACAGGGACTAGAGGTACATTACAGGGACTAGATGTAAATGACAGGGACTAGATGTAAATGATAGGGACTAGAGGTAAATGACAGGGACTAGAGGTAAATGACAGGGACTAGAGGTAAATGACAGGGACTAGAGGTACATTACAGGGACTAGAGGTACATGACAGGGACTAGATGTAAATGATAGGGACTAGAGGTAAATGACAGGGACTAGAGGTACATGACAGGGACTAGATGTAAATGATAGGGACTAGAGGTAAATGACAGGGACTAGAGGTACATGACAGGGACTAGAGGTACATTACAGGGACTAGATGTAAATGACAGGGACTAGATGTAAATGATAGGGACTAGAGGTAAATGACAGGGACTAGAGGTACATGACAGGGACTAGATGTAAATGATAGGAACTAGATGTAAATTATAGGGACTAGAGGTAAATGACAGGGACTAGAGGTAAATGACAGGGACTAGAGGTAAATGACAGGGACTAGAGGTACATGACAGGGACTAGAGGTACATGACAGGGACTAGAGGTACATGACAGGGACTAGATGTAAATGACAGGGACTAGAGGTACATGACAGGGACTAGAGGTACATGACAGGGACTAGAGGTAAATGACAGGGACTAGAGGTAAATGACAGGGACTAGAGGTAAATGACAGGGACTAGATGTAAATGACAGGGACTAGAGGTACATGACAGGGACTAGAGGTACATGACAGGGACTAGAGGTACATGACAGTGACAGGGACTAGAGGTGAATGACAGGGACTTGATGTAAATGACAGGGACTAGAGGTAAATGACAGGGACTAGAGGTAAATGACAGGGACTAGAGGTACATGACAGGGACTAGATCTAAATGACAGGGACTAGAGGTACATGACAGGGACTAGAGGTACATGACAGGGACTAGAGGTACATTACAGGGACTAGATGTAAATGACAGGGACTAGATGTAAATGATAGGGACTAGAGGTAAATGACAGGGACTAGAGGTACATGACAGGGACTAGATGTAAATGATAGGGACTAGAGGTAAATGACAGGGACTAGAGGTACATGACAGGGACTAGAGGTACATTACAGGGACTAGATGTAAATGACAGGGACTAGATGTAAATGATAGGGACTAGAGGTAAATGACAGGGACTAGAGGTACATGACAGGGACTAGATGTAAATGATAGGAACTAGAGGTAAATGACCCCCACCATGGTGGGGGTCATTTGAATTGAAAACTGACAATAGAATCAGCACCATCCATAAACCTGACCTCTCATTGGCCATAGCGACAGGGTTAAGCAGTTAAAGGGGAAGTCAACACTGAAGCAAATAAAGTGACGTTTGTCAAAGCTGGTAGAGCTTTGGATGAGGGTCTGGTAGAGCTTTAGATGAGGGTCTGGTAGAGCTTTGGATGAGGGTCTGGTAGAGCTTAGGATGAGGGTCTGGTAGAGCTTTGGATGAGGGTCTGGTAGAGCTTTGGATGAGGGTCTGGTAGAGCTTTGGATGAGGGTCTGGTAGAGCTTAGGATGAGGGTCTGGTAGAGCTTTGGATGAGGGTCTGGTAGAGCTTAGGATGAGGGTCTGGTAGAGCTTTGGATGAGGGTCTGGTAGAACTTGGGATGAGGGTCTGGTAGAGCTTTGGATGAGGGTCTGGTAGAACTTGGGATGAGGGTCTGGTAGAGCTTTGGATGAGGGTCTGGTAGAACTTGGGATGAGGGTCTGGTAGAGCTTGGGACCAGGCCTTTATGGACCTTCTTCAGGAGGAGGAACACAGGCACCATTGTTTCACTGCCACAACAGGCCTGTCCTGGAGACAGTATTTGTCTCAGTGGGGACTTTATGTAACAGAGCCTAGTGAGTGCTCATGCAATGCACCAAATGCTAATTCTTGAGAGCGAAGCATGAAAAAAGACGAACACAGCTCTACAGTAAATATGTTATCTTACTCAAATATTTAAGGATTACTCcttttttaaaaaatattttcgccttttttggttctagtaaagattctagcagccgtgtttagcactaactgaagtttatttagtgttttatccgGATAGCcgaaaagtagagcattgcagtagactaacctagaagtgacaaaaacttctgacgggcctggacatgtactggcttaagcagggggacacgtctggcactgcaggatttgagtccctggcggcgtagtgtgttactgatggtaggctttgttactttggtcccagctctctgcaggtcattcactaggtccccccgtgtggttctgggatttttgctcaccgttcttctgctcattttgaccccatggggtgagatcttgcgtggagccccagattgagggagttGTCTTGTAGGTctttcatttcctaataattgctcccacagttgatttcttcaaaccaagctgcttacctattgcagatttagtcttcccagcctggtgcaggtctacaattttgtttctggtgtcctttgacagctctttggtcttggccatagtggagtttggagtgtgactgtttgaggttgtggacaggtgtcttttatactgataacaagttcaaacaggtgccattaatacatgcaagaagaagttacaggtctgtgagagccagaaatcttgtttctttgtaggtgaccaaatacttattttccaccataatttgcaaataaattcataaaaaatcatacaatgtgattttctggatttttctctctcattttgtctgtcatagttgacgtgtacctatgataaatgacaggcctctctcatctttttaagtgggagaacttgcacaattggtggctgactaaatacttttttgccccactgtacattttCAGAGTTTCTCACATTTCTGTGATGCCATTAGGCTCCAAAGCATGTGTTGTTGTACCACTGAAAACAGATGCAGGCTCAGCCTAGCCACACAAAACATGTACAAAAACCATCCAAGGTTTTCAACTCTGTCATAGCAAATCACAAATGCATACAGTTGGTATCCAAGGAGCCACTCAAGTTGATAATTTACATACTTTTCATTTGTGCACATtacatatgtacatatatacCAGGTTGAAAACCAGAACATGACTTGCATCTGACTGACTCTTCAGTACTCCAGCTGTGGCCATGGAAACTTCCTCACTAATGAATACTCCTGGGTGTTCCATCTGAAACCAAGAGCCTCATCTCTGAGGACATCCTGATTGGTGTAGAAGAGAGGCGTGGGGATGGTTATGGAATGAATCAATAGCCAGGCTTAGGGTTCACACTGCTCTGGGTCTTTCAGTGCTGCTGTGTAGCACGAGTCCCAAATGATTGCTTACCAACAAAATTGTAGTTTTCTAAGGAGCGAAGGTCGTAGATGTGTTCCCTCGCACTGGTGACAACTCGCTCCGATCCGTTCCTGATGAGATATGCCAATAGTAGTAAggcctggaggagaggagcatcTGTTAGAGGCAACATGGCACTAGGCTTCCTACCCACAGGCAACATGACACTAGGCTTCCTACCCACAGGCAACATGACACTAGGCTTCCTACCCACAGGCAACATGGCACTAGGCTTCCTACCCACAGGCAACATGACACTAGGCTTCCTCACCACAGGCAACATGACACTAGGCTTCCTCACCACAGGCAACATGACACTAGGCTTCCTCACCACAGGCAACATGACACTAGGCTTCCTACCCACAGGCAACATGACACTAGGCTTCCTCACCACAGGCAACATGACACTAGGCTTCCTCACCACAGGCAACATGACACTAGGCTTCCTACCCACAGGCAACATGACACTAGGCTTCCTACCCACAGGCAACATGACACTAGGCTTCCTCACCACAGGCAACATGGCACTAGGCTTCCTCACCACAGGCAACATGACACTAGGCTTCCTCACCACAGGCAACATGACACTAGGCTTCCTCACCACAGGCAACATGGCACTAGGCTTCCTCACCACAGGCAACATGGCACTAGGCTTCCTCACCACAGGCAACATGGCACTAGGCTTCCTCACCACAGGCAACATGGCACTAGGCTTCCTCACCACAGGCAACATGGCACTAGGCTTCCTCACCACAGGCAACATGGCACTAGGCTTCCTCACCACAGGCAACATGGCACTAGGCTTCCTCACCACAGGCAACATGACACTAGGCTTCCTCACCACAGGCAACATGACACTAGGCTTCCTCACCACAGGCAACATGACACTAGGCTTCCTCACCACAGGCAACATGACACTAGGCTTCCTCACCACAGGCAACATGACACTAGGCTTCCTACCCACAGGCAACATGGCACTAGGCTTCCTCACCACAGGCAACATGACACTAGGCTTCCTCACCACAGGCAACATGACACTAGGCTTCCTACCCACAGGCAACATGACACTAGGCTTCCTCACCACAGGCAACATGACACTAGGCTTCCTCACCACAGGCAACATGACACTAGGCTTCCTCACCACAGGCAACATGACACTAGGCTTCCTACCCACAGGCAACATGACACTAGGCTTCCTCACCACAGGCAACATGACACTAGGCTTCCTACCCACAGTCAACATGGCACTAGGCTTCCTCACCACAGGCAACATGACACTAGGCTTCCTCACCACAGGCAACATGACACTAGGCTTCCTACCCACAGTCAACATGGCACTAGGCTTCCTCACCACAGTCAACATGGCACTAGGCTTCCTACCCACAGTCAACATGACACTAGGCTTCCTACCCACAGGCAACATGACACTATGCTTCCTACCCACAGGCAACATGGCACTAGGCTTCCTCACCACAGGCAACATGGCACTAGGCTTCCTCACCACAGGCAACATGACACTAGGCTTCCTCACCACAGGCAACATGACACTAGGCTTCCTCACCACAGGCAACATGACACTAGGCTTCCTCACAACAGGCAACATGACACTAGGCTTCCTCACCACAGGCAACATGACACTAGGCTTCCTACCCACAGGCAACATGACACTAGGCTTCCTCACCACAGGCAACATGACACTAGGCTTCCTACCCACAGTCAACATGGCACTAGGCTTCCTACCCACAGGCAACATGGCACTAGGCTTCCTACCCACAGGCAACATGACACTAGGCTTCCTCACCACAGGCAACATGGCACTTGGCTTCCTCACCACAGGCAACATGATCGTATGAATGAAACATAAGCAGTGGAACAGAGACTCGGCACCTTGTAAACTCTTCTCCAGTTCTTCTTATTGTCCCTCAGCATTCTGGTCCACAGCATGTTCATGACCTCAGGGAACTGCTCGTACATGAACGTGGATCTGAGAGGAACATCAGAAATATGGATGGGATTAGAGAGTACTGGTAAAGCCATAAACTACTAGGCTAGTTATGCAA
Encoded here:
- the LOC123990871 gene encoding clathrin interactor 1-like, encoding MVHSTNVVMNYSDIESKVREVTNDDPWGPSGQLMGEIAKSTFMYEQFPEVMNMLWTRMLRDNKKNWRRVYKALLLLAYLIRNGSERVVTSAREHIYDLRSLENYNFVALPDPHPKFYQTLIQSSTRPSSQVLPDPHPKLYQTLILSSTRPSSKALPDPHPKLYQTLIQSSTRPSSKALPDPHPKLYQTLILSSTRPSSKALPDPHLKLYQTLIQSSTSFDKRHFICFSVDFPFNCLTLSLWPMRAGEMFDSGPKGKWDEDWDKSKGAFPFSEKLGEISDKIGSTIDDTMNKFRKNERDDSPDRISHNEEDTGRPVSGLGKLSEFRDEEETVTTTSIQISHATETTTTRKRGGIRSKTVDLGAAAHYTGDRGRLDADNGKTSASQSSSSGLADLLMVDAESSQTAPAGGSSDLICDFADFSSPAASASLPSSAGSGSSGKGEFGDWNAFSSLPAPTPPSVDLFDLIGSNHTSLTASQSITFSMCDTQSVGVANTDLPISRSQVQVAHRTPPHYMKHCYRWKCLIIMEEVYVVNIKDVLLYI